A genomic segment from Pelobates fuscus isolate aPelFus1 chromosome 7, aPelFus1.pri, whole genome shotgun sequence encodes:
- the LRRC41 gene encoding leucine-rich repeat-containing protein 41 isoform X2, with product MMLHIPARRRTQAVRRSAEDGRGSPTLFNLCARVVSANMDRLEQDVWDLPAVILQGVLPLLNIYHLERIEQAAVKKGLSTQHLWRKYWTEIMKGGRPDCVSVKCWRNKFMEALFHNVLRGVVDVSVDGRLDDKRCSPLFFSSRHVKEFTMTNRQPGVSKLSPGVLDCLSESVETLKLLHLRSSDDVGMRFLKIVLHRLIHHGQVNKLALLSWPAPDSKLLEIILSISAGFWQYGDPPCTICSNSPSRDYLKNAHDPRLGAHPLQTACTARVSRVHCIEEEVVSQSALLSLQPLNISQNVAIDVSNTKCADNSMDPTLPMPAVGSKVASTSKEDLKSGSDLQDDVDSKQDDLYDFIFSAPKGEGNAEDLNDLHKESSAGEVVNLGAVPVKRTIITFKNRNVTIPYLEGAHYLRSVRTLNLHNISLSQAACHSLCVLLQTWVSLERLTLAYNDIGANIAMVIGSLANLSNHPECSLQAISLSDFTAFIPTIHLSQMILSSFPRLQIMSLSYDMENPSSIEMFKESMTVSEFKENQLKQLDLRFPQDPLHSERLVSLLQASTSLLELSLDNSTFPNNDLIKTLLRTFSEHNTALKKLNLHDIKLIDAQKELVWFLENTKIEDLRLSFCRLFERTTVDFFTQFAGALKKNKCLKVLKLCGNRLGNEGLVVMAEIYAPDSLSRIHHLDVSSNCIRPDGLLQFAKKLEKYGNPKLRYLSIAQNLLDRDPVMAQEALKCMEDMFCVVSDRWDSTQALVDHLSIMRALFPNGD from the exons ATGATGCTGCATATCCCCGCGAGGAGGAGGACTCAGGCCGTGCGGAGATCGGCGGAAGATGGAAGAGGGTCGCCCACCTTGTTCAACCTGTGTGCCCGGGTGGTGAGTGCCAACATGGACCGCCTGGAGCAGGACGTGTGGG atTTGCCGGCTGTGATACTGCAGGGAGTTTTGCCGCTGCTGAATATTTACCATCTGGAAAGAATAGAACAGGCTGCAGTCAAGAAAG GTCTTTCAACGCAGCATCTCTGGCGTAAGTACTGGACAGAGATCATGAAAGGTGGACGGCCAGATTGTGTG TCTGTGAAATGCTGGCGGAATAAATTCATGGAAGCCTTATTTCACAACGTGCTGCGTGGTGTTGTCGATGTTTCTGTGGACGGGCGCCTGGATGACAAGAGATGTTCCCCTTTGTTCTTCAGCTCACGGCATGTAAAGGAGTTTACTATGACCAATAGGCAGCCGGGGGTGTCGAAGCTCTCACCTGGAGTACTGGACTGCCTCTCAGAGTCTGTTGAAACCCTGAAACTGCTACATCTCCGATCGTCTGATGACGTTGGCATGCGATTTTTGAAGATCGTTCTACACCGTCTCATCCATCATGGACAAGTGAACAAGTTGGCTCTACTTTCCTGGCCTGCTCCGGACAGTAAGCTGTTGGAAATCATTTTAAGTATCAGTGCTGGGTTTTGGCAGTATGGAGACCCACCATGTACAATCTGTTCAAATAGCCCATCCCGTGATTATTTGAAGAATGCCCATGATCCCAGACTTGGGGCACATCCTTTACAGACTGCATGTACTGCACGTGTCTCCAGAGTGCATTGCATAGAAGAGGAGGTGGTTAGCCAAAGTGCCTTGTTAAGCCTGCAGCCCCTTAACATCAGTCAGAATGTTGCCATAGATGTTTCTAACACCAAGTGTGCTGACAATTCTATGGACCCTACACTGCCTATGCCTGCTGTGGGCAGTAAAGTAGCATCTACCTCAAAGGAAGATCTTAAATCTGGTTCAGACTTACAGGACGATGTTGACTCTAAACAAGATGACTTGTATGACTTCATTTTCAGTGCTCCTAAGGGGGAAGGTAATGCTGAGGACTTAAATGATTTACACAAAGAAAGCTCTGCTGGGGAGGTGGTAAACTTGGGAGCAGTGCCCGTTAAGAGGACAATTATTACCTTTAAAAACAGAAACGTTACTATACCATATCTTGAAGGTGCCCATTACCTTCGAAGTGTCAGAACTCTAAACTTGCACAACATCAGCTTGAGTCAGGCGGCCTGCCACTCGCTGTGCGTCCTGCTCCAAACATGGGTGTCTCTGGAAAGACTCACGCTGGCTTACAATG ATATAGGTGCAAATATTGCCATGGTGATAGGTTCGCTTGCCAATCTCTCCAACCATCCGGAGTGCAGCCTCCAAGCAATATCCCTGAGTGATTTTACAGCGTTCATCCCAACTATTCACCTGTCTCAAATGATACTTTCCAGCTTCCCTCGCCTCCAGATAATGTCTCTAAGCTATGACATGGAGAATCCCAGCAGTATTGAAATGTTCAAGGAATCCATGACTGTATCCGAATTCAAAG AAAACCAGCTAAAGCAGTTGGATCTAAGATTTCCCCAGGACCCGTTGCATAGTGAACGTCTGGTATCCTTATTGCAAGCCTCTACCTCATTGTTGGAGCTCTCGTTGGACAATTCCACATTTCCGAATAATGACCTCATAAAAACCTTGCTGCGCACATTCTCAG AACACAACACTGCGCTGAAGAAGTTAAACTTGCATGACATAAAGCTGATCGATGCACAAAAGGAACTTGTGTGGTTCTTAGAAAATACCAAAATTGAAG atCTCCGATTATCGTTCTGTCGGCTGTTTGAGAGAACAACTGTGGATTTCTTCACTCAGTTTGCCGgagcattgaaaaaaaataaatgtttaaaggtTCTGAAGCTCTGTGGGAATCGTCTTG GAAATGAGGGATTGGTTGTAATGGCTGAAATCTATGCCCCTGATTCACTGTCGAGGATTCATCACTTGGATGTCAG CTCCAACTGCATCAGACCCGATGGACTCCTTCAGTTTGCAAAGAAGCTGGAAAAATATGGGAATCCCAAGCTTAGATATTTAAGCATTGCGCAGAATTTGCTGGATCGCGACCCAGTAATGGCACAAGAGGCCTTGAAGTGCATGGAAGACATGTTTTGCGTCGTCAGTGACAGATGGGATTCTACGCAGGCACTTGTTGACCACCTCAGCATAAT GCGCGCTTTGTTTCCAAATGGGGACTGA
- the LRRC41 gene encoding leucine-rich repeat-containing protein 41 isoform X1 has translation MMLHIPARRRTQAVRRSAEDGRGSPTLFNLCARVVSANMDRLEQDVWDLPAVILQGVLPLLNIYHLERIEQAAVKKGLSTQHLWRKYWTEIMKGGRPDCVSVKCWRNKFMEALFHNVLRGVVDVSVDGRLDDKRCSPLFFSSRHVKEFTMTNRQPGVSKLSPGVLDCLSESVETLKLLHLRSSDDVGMRFLKIVLHRLIHHGQVNKLALLSWPAPDSKLLEIILSISAGFWQYGDPPCTICSNSPSRDYLKNAHDPRLGAHPLQTACTARVSRVHCIEEEVVSQSALLSLQPLNISQNVAIDVSNTKCADNSMDPTLPMPAVGSKVASTSKEDLKSGSDLQDDVDSKQDDLYDFIFSAPKGEGNAEDLNDLHKESSAGEVVNLGAVPVKRTIITFKNRNVTIPYLEGAHYLRSVRTLNLHNISLSQAACHSLCVLLQTWVSLERLTLAYNDIGANIAMVIGSLANLSNHPECSLQAISLSDFTAFIPTIHLSQMILSSFPRLQIMSLSYDMENPSSIEMFKESMTVSEFKENQLKQLDLRFPQDPLHSERLVSLLQASTSLLELSLDNSTFPNNDLIKTLLRTFSEHNTALKKLNLHDIKLIDAQKELVWFLENTKIEDLRLSFCRLFERTTVDFFTQFAGALKKNKCLKVLKLCGNRLGNEGLVVMAEIYAPDSLSRIHHLDVSSNCIRPDGLLQFAKKLEKYGNPKLRYLSIAQNLLDRDPVMAQEALKCMEDMFCVVSDRWDSTQALVDHLSIISREVGRWWHQLAMQTDRPGWVLRRLFQYRTHLC, from the exons ATGATGCTGCATATCCCCGCGAGGAGGAGGACTCAGGCCGTGCGGAGATCGGCGGAAGATGGAAGAGGGTCGCCCACCTTGTTCAACCTGTGTGCCCGGGTGGTGAGTGCCAACATGGACCGCCTGGAGCAGGACGTGTGGG atTTGCCGGCTGTGATACTGCAGGGAGTTTTGCCGCTGCTGAATATTTACCATCTGGAAAGAATAGAACAGGCTGCAGTCAAGAAAG GTCTTTCAACGCAGCATCTCTGGCGTAAGTACTGGACAGAGATCATGAAAGGTGGACGGCCAGATTGTGTG TCTGTGAAATGCTGGCGGAATAAATTCATGGAAGCCTTATTTCACAACGTGCTGCGTGGTGTTGTCGATGTTTCTGTGGACGGGCGCCTGGATGACAAGAGATGTTCCCCTTTGTTCTTCAGCTCACGGCATGTAAAGGAGTTTACTATGACCAATAGGCAGCCGGGGGTGTCGAAGCTCTCACCTGGAGTACTGGACTGCCTCTCAGAGTCTGTTGAAACCCTGAAACTGCTACATCTCCGATCGTCTGATGACGTTGGCATGCGATTTTTGAAGATCGTTCTACACCGTCTCATCCATCATGGACAAGTGAACAAGTTGGCTCTACTTTCCTGGCCTGCTCCGGACAGTAAGCTGTTGGAAATCATTTTAAGTATCAGTGCTGGGTTTTGGCAGTATGGAGACCCACCATGTACAATCTGTTCAAATAGCCCATCCCGTGATTATTTGAAGAATGCCCATGATCCCAGACTTGGGGCACATCCTTTACAGACTGCATGTACTGCACGTGTCTCCAGAGTGCATTGCATAGAAGAGGAGGTGGTTAGCCAAAGTGCCTTGTTAAGCCTGCAGCCCCTTAACATCAGTCAGAATGTTGCCATAGATGTTTCTAACACCAAGTGTGCTGACAATTCTATGGACCCTACACTGCCTATGCCTGCTGTGGGCAGTAAAGTAGCATCTACCTCAAAGGAAGATCTTAAATCTGGTTCAGACTTACAGGACGATGTTGACTCTAAACAAGATGACTTGTATGACTTCATTTTCAGTGCTCCTAAGGGGGAAGGTAATGCTGAGGACTTAAATGATTTACACAAAGAAAGCTCTGCTGGGGAGGTGGTAAACTTGGGAGCAGTGCCCGTTAAGAGGACAATTATTACCTTTAAAAACAGAAACGTTACTATACCATATCTTGAAGGTGCCCATTACCTTCGAAGTGTCAGAACTCTAAACTTGCACAACATCAGCTTGAGTCAGGCGGCCTGCCACTCGCTGTGCGTCCTGCTCCAAACATGGGTGTCTCTGGAAAGACTCACGCTGGCTTACAATG ATATAGGTGCAAATATTGCCATGGTGATAGGTTCGCTTGCCAATCTCTCCAACCATCCGGAGTGCAGCCTCCAAGCAATATCCCTGAGTGATTTTACAGCGTTCATCCCAACTATTCACCTGTCTCAAATGATACTTTCCAGCTTCCCTCGCCTCCAGATAATGTCTCTAAGCTATGACATGGAGAATCCCAGCAGTATTGAAATGTTCAAGGAATCCATGACTGTATCCGAATTCAAAG AAAACCAGCTAAAGCAGTTGGATCTAAGATTTCCCCAGGACCCGTTGCATAGTGAACGTCTGGTATCCTTATTGCAAGCCTCTACCTCATTGTTGGAGCTCTCGTTGGACAATTCCACATTTCCGAATAATGACCTCATAAAAACCTTGCTGCGCACATTCTCAG AACACAACACTGCGCTGAAGAAGTTAAACTTGCATGACATAAAGCTGATCGATGCACAAAAGGAACTTGTGTGGTTCTTAGAAAATACCAAAATTGAAG atCTCCGATTATCGTTCTGTCGGCTGTTTGAGAGAACAACTGTGGATTTCTTCACTCAGTTTGCCGgagcattgaaaaaaaataaatgtttaaaggtTCTGAAGCTCTGTGGGAATCGTCTTG GAAATGAGGGATTGGTTGTAATGGCTGAAATCTATGCCCCTGATTCACTGTCGAGGATTCATCACTTGGATGTCAG CTCCAACTGCATCAGACCCGATGGACTCCTTCAGTTTGCAAAGAAGCTGGAAAAATATGGGAATCCCAAGCTTAGATATTTAAGCATTGCGCAGAATTTGCTGGATCGCGACCCAGTAATGGCACAAGAGGCCTTGAAGTGCATGGAAGACATGTTTTGCGTCGTCAGTGACAGATGGGATTCTACGCAGGCACTTGTTGACCACCTCAGCATAAT ATCTCGAGAAGTAGGACGGTGGTGGCACCAACTTGCCATGCAAACTGATCGACCAGGATGGGTTTTAAGAAGGTTATTCCAATATCGCACACATTTATGTTAG
- the LRRC41 gene encoding leucine-rich repeat-containing protein 41 isoform X3 translates to MKGGRPDCVSVKCWRNKFMEALFHNVLRGVVDVSVDGRLDDKRCSPLFFSSRHVKEFTMTNRQPGVSKLSPGVLDCLSESVETLKLLHLRSSDDVGMRFLKIVLHRLIHHGQVNKLALLSWPAPDSKLLEIILSISAGFWQYGDPPCTICSNSPSRDYLKNAHDPRLGAHPLQTACTARVSRVHCIEEEVVSQSALLSLQPLNISQNVAIDVSNTKCADNSMDPTLPMPAVGSKVASTSKEDLKSGSDLQDDVDSKQDDLYDFIFSAPKGEGNAEDLNDLHKESSAGEVVNLGAVPVKRTIITFKNRNVTIPYLEGAHYLRSVRTLNLHNISLSQAACHSLCVLLQTWVSLERLTLAYNDIGANIAMVIGSLANLSNHPECSLQAISLSDFTAFIPTIHLSQMILSSFPRLQIMSLSYDMENPSSIEMFKESMTVSEFKENQLKQLDLRFPQDPLHSERLVSLLQASTSLLELSLDNSTFPNNDLIKTLLRTFSEHNTALKKLNLHDIKLIDAQKELVWFLENTKIEDLRLSFCRLFERTTVDFFTQFAGALKKNKCLKVLKLCGNRLGNEGLVVMAEIYAPDSLSRIHHLDVSSNCIRPDGLLQFAKKLEKYGNPKLRYLSIAQNLLDRDPVMAQEALKCMEDMFCVVSDRWDSTQALVDHLSIISREVGRWWHQLAMQTDRPGWVLRRLFQYRTHLC, encoded by the exons ATGAAAGGTGGACGGCCAGATTGTGTG TCTGTGAAATGCTGGCGGAATAAATTCATGGAAGCCTTATTTCACAACGTGCTGCGTGGTGTTGTCGATGTTTCTGTGGACGGGCGCCTGGATGACAAGAGATGTTCCCCTTTGTTCTTCAGCTCACGGCATGTAAAGGAGTTTACTATGACCAATAGGCAGCCGGGGGTGTCGAAGCTCTCACCTGGAGTACTGGACTGCCTCTCAGAGTCTGTTGAAACCCTGAAACTGCTACATCTCCGATCGTCTGATGACGTTGGCATGCGATTTTTGAAGATCGTTCTACACCGTCTCATCCATCATGGACAAGTGAACAAGTTGGCTCTACTTTCCTGGCCTGCTCCGGACAGTAAGCTGTTGGAAATCATTTTAAGTATCAGTGCTGGGTTTTGGCAGTATGGAGACCCACCATGTACAATCTGTTCAAATAGCCCATCCCGTGATTATTTGAAGAATGCCCATGATCCCAGACTTGGGGCACATCCTTTACAGACTGCATGTACTGCACGTGTCTCCAGAGTGCATTGCATAGAAGAGGAGGTGGTTAGCCAAAGTGCCTTGTTAAGCCTGCAGCCCCTTAACATCAGTCAGAATGTTGCCATAGATGTTTCTAACACCAAGTGTGCTGACAATTCTATGGACCCTACACTGCCTATGCCTGCTGTGGGCAGTAAAGTAGCATCTACCTCAAAGGAAGATCTTAAATCTGGTTCAGACTTACAGGACGATGTTGACTCTAAACAAGATGACTTGTATGACTTCATTTTCAGTGCTCCTAAGGGGGAAGGTAATGCTGAGGACTTAAATGATTTACACAAAGAAAGCTCTGCTGGGGAGGTGGTAAACTTGGGAGCAGTGCCCGTTAAGAGGACAATTATTACCTTTAAAAACAGAAACGTTACTATACCATATCTTGAAGGTGCCCATTACCTTCGAAGTGTCAGAACTCTAAACTTGCACAACATCAGCTTGAGTCAGGCGGCCTGCCACTCGCTGTGCGTCCTGCTCCAAACATGGGTGTCTCTGGAAAGACTCACGCTGGCTTACAATG ATATAGGTGCAAATATTGCCATGGTGATAGGTTCGCTTGCCAATCTCTCCAACCATCCGGAGTGCAGCCTCCAAGCAATATCCCTGAGTGATTTTACAGCGTTCATCCCAACTATTCACCTGTCTCAAATGATACTTTCCAGCTTCCCTCGCCTCCAGATAATGTCTCTAAGCTATGACATGGAGAATCCCAGCAGTATTGAAATGTTCAAGGAATCCATGACTGTATCCGAATTCAAAG AAAACCAGCTAAAGCAGTTGGATCTAAGATTTCCCCAGGACCCGTTGCATAGTGAACGTCTGGTATCCTTATTGCAAGCCTCTACCTCATTGTTGGAGCTCTCGTTGGACAATTCCACATTTCCGAATAATGACCTCATAAAAACCTTGCTGCGCACATTCTCAG AACACAACACTGCGCTGAAGAAGTTAAACTTGCATGACATAAAGCTGATCGATGCACAAAAGGAACTTGTGTGGTTCTTAGAAAATACCAAAATTGAAG atCTCCGATTATCGTTCTGTCGGCTGTTTGAGAGAACAACTGTGGATTTCTTCACTCAGTTTGCCGgagcattgaaaaaaaataaatgtttaaaggtTCTGAAGCTCTGTGGGAATCGTCTTG GAAATGAGGGATTGGTTGTAATGGCTGAAATCTATGCCCCTGATTCACTGTCGAGGATTCATCACTTGGATGTCAG CTCCAACTGCATCAGACCCGATGGACTCCTTCAGTTTGCAAAGAAGCTGGAAAAATATGGGAATCCCAAGCTTAGATATTTAAGCATTGCGCAGAATTTGCTGGATCGCGACCCAGTAATGGCACAAGAGGCCTTGAAGTGCATGGAAGACATGTTTTGCGTCGTCAGTGACAGATGGGATTCTACGCAGGCACTTGTTGACCACCTCAGCATAAT ATCTCGAGAAGTAGGACGGTGGTGGCACCAACTTGCCATGCAAACTGATCGACCAGGATGGGTTTTAAGAAGGTTATTCCAATATCGCACACATTTATGTTAG